In Bacteriovorax sp. Seq25_V, the genomic window GAAATGATATCAAAGGAAAAAGTTCTTGCTTATATTTTTAGGGAAGTAAATGGACTTCTTGAGGTTCTTGTTTTTGACCATCCAGGGGTTTCGGAAGTAAATCCTCAAGTGCCTTCTGGAACAATTGATGAGAACGAAAAGCCCTCTTTCGCAGTGTTAAGGGAAATAGAGGAAGAGTCAGGCCTCGTTTTCGAAGCAATGGATATTCACTTAGGTGTTTTTGAACATGATGCTTCTTATAAGGGTGAAACTCATCAAAGACATGTATTCTCACTTGTGACAAATGGACTACCTGATTCATGGACTCATCAAGTTAAGTCTTTGGACGAAGATAATGGTGAAATATTTAACTACTACTGGTTGCCGCTTGAAGTCGCAAAGGCCTCTCTCGTTGCGGAACAAGGAAAGTATCTACCTGCAGCTAATGGTCACATAATCAATTCTAGTGATATTTTTACAGAACTTTATAATGAAGAATTAAAAATAGCAGGCACAAATGCGAACTTATCTAAATATTTTGGATTAAAACGTGTTGCCGCACATTACTTTAAAATACCATCTGGATATCGAACTTCAGAGCCTCATGCTGAAAGTATGGAAGAGGAATTTGTTTTTGTGATCTCTGGACAAATTGATCTTTGGCTGAATGGAAAAATTAAAACAATGAAAAAAGGTGATTGCATCGGATTTCCCTCGGGGACAGGTGTTGGTCATTGTTTTATTAATAACTATGAAATTCCTTGTGAGCTCTTTGTTTCTGGAGAGAGAACTAAAAGTGAAAATCAGTATCACTTTCACCTCGACCCAAGCTTGAAAGATGTTTGTGGAGTGAAATGGTGGGATGATATGCCAAAGCAGGTGCTTGGAACTCATCTTGGATTACCAGGGACTGTTAAATCTGATGAATATGATGATTCAATTACCACTCTAAATGGATATGCTAATTTGACAGATGAAAGTTACTCATATCCTGGAGATAGTGAGACATTTGGCAATGGTGTATGTTTAAGTCGTCCCTTTGGTTTGAAGAATATCGCCATTTGGCTTGAGAGAGTACCTGTGGGGAAAAGAACCTCATGGCCACATGCTCACTCAGTAGAAGAAGAATTTGTTTTTGTCCTTGAGGGGGAACCAACGGTTTTATTAGATAGTAATGAGTTTTCTGCAAAACCTTTTGATGGGATTGATTTTAAGGCCGGGTCCGGTATTGCTCACACTTTGATTAATAAAACTTCTGACTTTATCTTTTATCTCTGTGTCGGTGAGTGTGATCCTGTAGGAGATAAAATATACTATCCCCAGCACGCAGCAAGAAATAAAGAGATGAAGGACAAGGGGCTGCTTTGGGAGGAGAAGTGGCATGATTGAAACGCCAAAAGTTGGTTGCGATCTAGTTCTCTAAAATATATAGAAACATCGAGTTCAATTAATTATCATCGAGAAATTTGTCCCTTCTACTATTTGCCATATTTTTGGAAAACATAAGCGAGTTTATACGCGCGGGCTGTCAATTATTTGGTCATACGACTAGATAAACCTACAAAAATACATCGTTTTTCTTATCATTTTAGCCATTTCTTTGGCATGGGCATTGCTTTAGATTTAAGTATGAAAATTCTAAAACTACTATTAATTTTTACCCTAATGTTTTCTTCTATTGCTGAGGAATTCAAATTTAAGCAACCAACTCTTCAAGAATATATGACTGTCAAATCATATGAAGATGAGATTATTACTATTGGTGGTATTGATATTCGCCGAGGTGATCTCTTGGAAAGTAGTCGAGTTAATCATGAAATTATCAATTGTGATGGGCCAAAGAAGACATCTCTTTTTGATGAACCAGCCTTTCAAACTTCACTCAATATTGCACTTGTAGCGACTGTTTTACATACAACCCTTCAGGCACCTGAAGATAAAAAGAAGCATGCTCTTGTGGGGGCCGTGATTGGGCTTGGTGCTACAAAGTTGTGTGAGAAAATCTACAACGGAGATGACAATAGGCTTATTTGTGCGTTGACTGGAGCTGGAGCCGCCTTACTTGCAGGGCTTGGAAAAGAAGTATATGATTCTGGCGGTCGCGGAAATGTTGATGCTATGGATGCTGTCTACACATTTGTTCCTGGGGCACTTATTAGTTTTAAATTTTAGGAGTTAGACATGATTCAAAAAATCAGTGCAATGACATTTTTTTTAATAATTGGATTTCAATCTTTTGCTCAAGATATTTGTAAGCAAACAAAAATAGAAGATCAGAACGTAATCGTCTGCTTTTCAGAGACTAAGGTTTGTAAGTATTTTAATTATCATGATATGGCACCAACTCTAACATACGACTGCTGGAGTAATAAGGATGACGATCGCAATTCCGCAAAGAGATCGGGATGCTCTAATGGTGATGAAAATTGGCCAGAATGTGCAGATGGATACATTTTAGAATAAATACCTTACTTTCAGATAGCTTTAATTCTTGTGCTTATTTATTGGCACAAGAAATGCCATTTTTTCCTTAGAATAGTAGTGTTATCTACCTGATTTTCCATCGGCAATATCATTCTTTTTACTACTTGAGTTCTATTTCGTTTACAATAATTGGTACTTATAAATATGGAGTTTTAATGAAGTACCTTCTTGTATTGTTAATCGCTATATCAGCAAAAGCACTTGTAAAGCCTGATGTTGTTATTACGGCAATTTATTGTGAAACCTTTGGTTATGCACCCGTGATGGGATATGAAAGAGGAAATAATACGCCCCCAGGTTTAACTAATCTTTATAAGTCTCATGTTAATTTGTTCCGCGCCAATGGCATCAAACTTTCACAGATTCTAACTGATGTACAAATCTATGCTAGAACGGCCGGCGGGGGTAATGGTACAAAAGGGACAGACCAAAAGTGTTCAAAAGTAAGCTCTGATAAAACTATTTTGGAAAATTATAATTTACTGAAAAGAGCTTATTGTGAAAATTTGAAAGTTGATCGGGATGATAGTGATCCAAATTTTATACATCGCTTATGGAAGCTATACTCTGGACAAGCAACTATCGAAGAATTTAAAAATGAATTCAATGGCCTCGCTTCTAGCTCAGGTCAAAATGAGAAGAAGTGCTCTGGATACTCTGATGTTACAGTTTCACAATCTGTAAAAGAAGATAAGACTGATTTGAATAATTTTGAATTTCTTTCACTTGAAGAAGTTTATAGTCCGAATAATATCTATCTTCCAAACTATAAGGGAAAACCGTACTGTGAACAACAGGGGCAGGCCCAATTTGAGAGATTTGAGTTGTTCGCAAATTTTAATGAAACATTTTATAAGAAACTTGTAGGGTGTACTGACAAGGCCCTTCAAGGAAATGATAAGAATTGTTTTGAAGTTGAGCTACGAGTTAAATCAATGAAAAGGGAGTGCCTGAAAAATAAAGGTGATCAAACTGAGTGTCTTTCAAATGCTGATTTGTGGGGTAACCTCGAACTTGATAAGAATAACTGTGGAAGAAAAATTGATTGGGCCGGTATTCATCATTCACGTAACCTAACAAATCCAAGTCTGAAAATTCTTTGCAGTCTTGACTCTTATACTCCTTCAGTGTTGGCCGATGATGGGTTGATTAGTATTGGAAGTAGGGAAGAGCCTTATGCTAAACAGATGGTAAGCTACAATCAATGTATCAATCAGGCCTGTTATGATACTCAACGTGAATTTTTTCCTAAGAAAATTTCTCTAGAACAAAAAATTAATAAAGAGTGCAAAGAGACTTATCCCTATGAAAGAGAGTGTACATCTAATCCAATCGCTCTACATGGTAACCCTCCCACTTACATGTGTGACGGGCAAAAAGATTACAACATCCAGTGTGTATATACTTTCCCAATTGCGATGGAAAATGGAAAGGCCCCAGATTTTTTAAAGGAACGAATCAGTAAAGAAGCCGATTGGGCTAAAAAATTCCATGGGCGCTATATTAATAATCAAACATTTGCTCAAGTTGGTCCTAATGGAGAAAACTTAAATACAACTGCATGGTATGTTTTCAGTCTTGATTCACAAGCAAAGTATGTTAGGGGTGGTTATCGTGTTTACGTTAACTGTGATAGTAATAAATTTGTTCCTGAAGTAGATGGTGAAGGAAATCCAGTTTTTAAAGATAAGTCGAAGGGACAAATATCTTGGATAGATTCGTCAAAGCAGACCACGATGAAAACTACCTTGAGAAATAATCAGGGCAAAAAGATTGCTGGTAGTGAAAGTGGTGGTAAAGACTCTGATCATTTATCTCCAGGGACTGAGTCATTTTCGAAGTCAGCTTCTTCATCTGGCTCTGGACTAAAAAGTGTTGTTCAAGGAGCTAAGATGTTAAGAGAAATTTCTGGAGGTTCAAATACACTTTGTAGTTCTGCAGTTGCATCACAAATAGCAGGTGACTTGAGAAATGAAATATCTAATCTAACTTCAGATTTAAGAAAGCAGGCCATTGAGGCAAATTGTTGGGAAAATAAAAAGATAAGTATGAATAGTCCCGATTGTGATCATTTTAAGGCAAAAGATATCGTTTTAAATCTTTCAAAACGTAGACAAGAAATTTATAAGGAGTACCAGGATAAATATCGTGCGCAAGCTTCAGATAATAAGGCATGCTCAGGAGAGTATGAAAACTTTGAAGATGCTGTTAATAATTCTGAAGTCTAAGAAGTTGAACTATTCTTTCCTCTTTTCCTAGCCGAAAGAATATCGACTATCCATTGCTGTATTTTTGGAGACAATTGAGGAGCTTCCTCCTCTTTGTTTCAATTATATCGTCACTCATTTCGATAACGCCCATCAGACCTGTCCTATCTTTCACGCTGGAGAAATAATTCCTATGTTGACGAAAAGTGCTAGTTATTGTCAACAGATGTCCTGGTCAGGGCTAAATGAATTATGGATATTAAGCGTACAAACAACTGTACACGGAGAGAGAAATGAAAAAATTACTAGCAGCGATTTCACTAATTATCGGCCTTAATTCCAACGCTGTTCTTTTGAGCTGTTCATCGGAACCACACACTAATGGAGAGGATTCACATATTGGATTAGATGGTGAGTTTGAATTGGATTGTATACAATTAAGTAAGAGACACGATAATGTGGTAATCAGTGCCAATGTCATTACAAAAGGAATTGGATGGAGGCAAAACTTTTTAAAAGGTGTTCTAATTTCTTGCCCGCTTAGAAAAAATATACGAGATGGTGAAAAATTCTATGGAGGGCATGTTCAAGCCGATCCTTTTATTGGT contains:
- a CDS encoding cupin domain-containing protein is translated as MISKEKVLAYIFREVNGLLEVLVFDHPGVSEVNPQVPSGTIDENEKPSFAVLREIEEESGLVFEAMDIHLGVFEHDASYKGETHQRHVFSLVTNGLPDSWTHQVKSLDEDNGEIFNYYWLPLEVAKASLVAEQGKYLPAANGHIINSSDIFTELYNEELKIAGTNANLSKYFGLKRVAAHYFKIPSGYRTSEPHAESMEEEFVFVISGQIDLWLNGKIKTMKKGDCIGFPSGTGVGHCFINNYEIPCELFVSGERTKSENQYHFHLDPSLKDVCGVKWWDDMPKQVLGTHLGLPGTVKSDEYDDSITTLNGYANLTDESYSYPGDSETFGNGVCLSRPFGLKNIAIWLERVPVGKRTSWPHAHSVEEEFVFVLEGEPTVLLDSNEFSAKPFDGIDFKAGSGIAHTLINKTSDFIFYLCVGECDPVGDKIYYPQHAARNKEMKDKGLLWEEKWHD